In Myripristis murdjan chromosome 18, fMyrMur1.1, whole genome shotgun sequence, the sequence ttcttgtttgcattttcttttcaaaaccattttcattttgcccCCTCAGGTGACACAGCAGCATCTCCCAGTGCGTGAGGCTGGGAGGCTCCCACCAAGGCCAAATGGAGCTTTTATGCCTGGGAAGAAGTCCCAGTGGAGTCCCCTTCTCTGTCAGCCACTTGTCTGGGAACTAATGCCCTCTGTCCTTTTAGATCCACTTTTATTAAAGCCGTTAAAAGCACCAAGTTGCTCTGTAAAAGTCTTTGTAGGGACAGCTGCACATAGGACACTCGTGCAAAGGCCTTTATTTGGGCAACCAGAGGCCGATTATTCATAGGTGGGCTATGTGGTCGGGTTGCGTCTGTATACATTACCAAGAGAACACAATACTGTTTGTTAGTCTAAGAGCATTTTCAGGACACTTACAGGTATAAATGACAATGCACTTCTATGGTTCCTTTTGAGTGACAGGTTGGCAGAGTATTAAGAGTTAAATGTCTGTACTTGCAGGGGCGGCGCCACATACAGAATTGAGCTCATGTTCAAATGATATGCTGTTATCAAAATAGCTAAAGGATCAAACAGTAACACAAAAGTCATCTAAAATCAAAAGTTTTCCATTGATGCCATGTCAAACATACAAGTAACAATTTACAGAGCAATAGTAATGTTGTTTAATTACACAGCAACATTCTGCAACAAGGTAACAAAAAATGCTACATTAGTGCTGTTTTCGACCGCATGAATCAGTGGACATCATGTGAGATTCACACGTACTGCCGGGAATTTGTTCTTGGACAGAGGGGATGCAGGTGTCGGGGCTCCCACAAAGTGATAAGGCCTCTCCACttcccacagcacacacagtacAGCCGCGAAGGTGTACGCACTGGGTCAAGGACGAGAACAGTTTGTGAACTGTTTGTGCGCCACACTCGATTGTTTTGAGGCTGCTGACCGAGGCGCAGTGCAGCCACTCGAATACCTATTTACAAAAATGACATGTTCCTTTGCTGCTGCATCAGCTGAGTTCACTACAAGCAAGCACTTCTCGCAAATTATCCTTAGTATTTGTCTTAACTTGTGTACTACAACATGATTGGGGTTAACCACGTCAATTAGATTGTTATAGTTTAACTAAACTGTGCATAACACGTACAGTAAGTCACCTGAACTGACTCTCTTATCTAAACTTTGACACTCATTGTGTGTGGCGAACCTCACTCATCCTGTGATCCAGGCAGATTGAAGTAACTCTTGTTAATTATTTGGGCAGAGTTCCTGACTCAGGTCTCTGTAAAAGTTGAAAATGCTCATTGTAGGGACCGTTGTGGTAGAGtgtctagagagagagagcatgtaaAGGATTATCCAGAGCATGGGTCGATATTCTGCTTGAAGAAAGCAGCGGCTCCTTGCTCACTCAAGACTTGAGATATTTCAAAGCTCTAAGTGTTGATCAGATATTTGCCGGGGCATGCTAGGGCAACACCAGACAGAGACCTGTTTGGTGTTGCAACTTTGGAAAGGGATGTAGgagaaaagtacaaaaaaaaaaaaaaatctggcggcGCCAATTTGCTGAGAGGCTGTGTGTTGGTCGGCTGTGAAAGCACATGAACTATTCGCGTTGTGTAACACTCCAAGCTAAAGCAGCGTGTGTGGTCATCAACTAGTCATGTAAGCctttcatgaaaacaaaattgtaGATCAGTTACACTTGAGGTCTTTGCACTTGAGCCAGTTTTCTTAACATTCAAAAATATCAATCCACTTTAGGTCAGCTCGCTCCAAGCCGACGCCCGGATGCCACTGTACGTGAAGCGCGTGCTAGCTCCACTTGGCGGGGTATGACCGTTCTGTTGGGTGTTCCTTGGTGGCGCCCTTGCTATGGTCCCTTCTCCTCTAGCCAATCCATCTCCTGCGAATCTCCCttggccgccgccgccgccgccgcctccatCACTGCTGCTCCTCAAGCACCTGCAGCAGGTGAAGGTGGCCAGCATGCCCTGGCGGAAGCGCTTGTTCATGAAGCAGTAAATGATGGGGTTGACGCAGGCTGAGGTGTAGGACAGCAGGTGGATGAAGGAGATGGGCGCACCGGTCAGGCGGTAGGCCGAGCGGCGGTCGAAAGCCTGCCACGCGTTGACCACAAACACGGGAGTCCAGCACACGAAGAAGAGGAAGACGATGACCAGGAGCATGCGGATCACGCGCTTCTTGGCCATCAGGTTGGCCGTGGAGTTGTTGCTGTAAACACGGCCCAGCTGGGTCttggtggtggtgctgctgctgctcctgctggcaAAACTAACCGTGCCTACGGTCATACTCCTCTTTTTAGATGGCTGGAGGTAACAGCCGTCGCTGTCGCCTGGCTTGATGCTGCCGGTGctggactgtctgtctgttgggtGGAACCGTAAGAATACCATTAACAATCAGCCAGCATGAGTACAATCATCATAGCTTCATCAGGATCAtccaaaaatacagaaacaaagccTTCGTCACAATGAAAGTTGGGGCCATGAGTGCCAGAAACAAACTATGGATGGACGAATTTGATAAAGGTCGGAGCTGGGTTTCCAAAGCACATTTTAGTACTTAGGTCAAGAAAATTTAACATTAATCCAGTATCCACTGTTTCCTTTCCGTACCTCGGCTGGATTTCCTGCTGTTCAGTTCCTGCCTGATGCCCCGATAGAGCTCCATGGAAATCAGTCCGTAGGCCGTCATCATGACGATGCCAGGGATTAGGaagagcagcaacagcagagacaCATACCTGGACAGGACGGGACACGTAATTCTTAGGAATAAGTGAACAGAAATAAGCATTGTTAACagtttacaataacagtacaacaattaacgttagtttacgttagttaatgccatcaTGGTTAATTAagtgttagttaatgattattatggcatttactaatgtaaataatatctacagtaacccttaaataacatataaattaacaccttagcatgaacagcattagtacatgattcttagacacattagttaagcattagttaactgttacttaatgtttattacagcattaactaacgttaattgttgtactgttattgtaaagtgttacctaagCATTTCATGCAGGCTTGGACAATATTAAACATTTTGTATCACAACATGGCCTCACAGAAGAATCACGATATTCGATActataatgataatattaaatTCAGTACTGTAGCAATGTTGCATATGGCTGAAAATATGATATTCAGTGTTGTAAGATATTCACCCAAGTCTAATTCAGTGTATCTTTATTATATATATGAATGTGTATTCCTCTTGGCAGCAGCAAGTGAGGGTTCAGTTTGTTaaatgctttcattttgaaGGGCCAGGTCTGCTGGGATTAACAAACCTTTAATGTGTCATCTCAGTGGACCTCCCTTGTCTGTCACCAGCAGcaccagacacaacaaaatcagCAAGAAGCCATTTGAAACTGGTGACAGGCTGCTTTCTCTGCCATGCCATCTGAGTGGGTCTGAGTGTAATGAGACACTGAGTGGATACAGCATAAAGACGCTCCCTGATGCTCACCAGGACTGCTGGATGACATCATTGGGCCAGACCAGGCGGCACATGTGCCCCGTGCTGTTGTTGAGGCGGATGAAGGGCTTCAGGGTGCTGGAGATGGGGTAGGGCAGCATCAGTATGAACGACGCCACCCAGGTGGCAGAGATGACCTTGGCAGCGTGAGACTTGGTCTGCCACGTCCTGGAAGTCAGCGGGTTGCAAATGGCGCTGTAGCGCTCCAGGGAGATGGCCACCAGATTGAAGGtggacacactgacagagactCCTGCGCACATGAGATCCAAAAAGAGCTCATTCATGACGTACAAACCAGACTGCTTCAGATGGAGGTATGTTCAAAACCCTTAGAACAAAGGCCCTGTACAAATAATCATTTCAAATATGGTACTTGatgaaataataatagcaaatcttaaaatactactaccactattaatagtagtagtgctATTGCCATATAAATACTAATACATTTAATAACATTtgttgtaataaataaattgcaaatATACTAGTAGATATATATTAGTAATGCTAACTAATCAGGTCAACTCATTCGTTTGCCACAGTCACTTTAAAGAGTGGCTTCTTAGTTTAGTGCTTAAaattaacaatgaaaaacagGCTAAAGCCACCTAAACAGCCACTATAAATGACAATGTGCTGAAAAATCGATGCAATAAGCATCCAAATCAAGGAAAATACGGGTAGTATAAAGGGTTTCACAAGTCCATTTTCTAAGCCCAAGTCTATTTTCTAAACTACAATATACAGCACTCAGAACATTTTTATCATTGTTTGGTGCAAAGACAGTAAAGGCAGATGGATGATAAAAATCCATGGGGTTTAAAGAGTTTCTTGTGCTACTATTAGTAAATGTATTTGGAACACAACTTGTACCTGCTGACACTACAAATGTGTAGCTCTGGCAGTGTGGGTGATTGGTCATGCTCACAAATACTGAATTGACCGCACCAATCATTTCTTGATTGATCGTGCCAATCACCAACAATCATCTCTTAATAATTGGGGTTATTTTCCCCTCAAGTGGCCGAGTTTTGTCAGATAGTGGGTACACGCTGTGCTGTGGGCTTTGtatcacacacagcacatgtcTCTATGCCCACTGTAATACTTGCGGTATGGCACATTAATGATGTGTCACGCTGGATTTTTACTGCTGAGTAGAGACAGAGGACATCCTGCATTCGGCTCTGTGACCACTCAGTGTCAACAAACTCAGAAATAATAACAAGCGACCTATAAATACATCCAAATTACGGTGGTGGACGGTCCTGTAGGAGGGACACATAAACAGGTTATCCTGCGTGTGGACAGATGGGCTAATGACCCTGGACGACAGCGCCGTGATCACTCTGCACGGCTAAATGCGCCGACAGGAAATTGGGGCAAAAATATCCAGTGACACAATGAAAATTATGCTCCCAAAGAACCCATAATTGGAGGAAATAACTAAATGAAATATCGGAAAAATGACTACATCCATCATCTCGCCGGGCACCCTGGGGTTCCTCAACCTGACTTGGCGGACCGATTGTGTGTGGGCTATAAAAGgctcagttacagttacagagAATGGCATGAATGTCGTTgggaaacaaaaaggaaaacagaggcaTATTCACACAAGTTTCCAGATATTGAAACGCTCTTAAGCCACAAATCGGTTTTGTGGGCCAACAGAGGGTGAAAGAGTGGGGTGCTTCAGGTA encodes:
- the cckar gene encoding cholecystokinin receptor type A, with amino-acid sequence METITMHEMLVNSTDLNKILCNFGIRNVSDCEGEKDSQPKDINETVRIVLYSLIFLLSVLGNSLIIAVLVRNRRMRTVTNLFLLSLAVSDLMVSLVCIPFTLIPNLMRDFIFGTGMCKLVMYFMGVSVSVSTFNLVAISLERYSAICNPLTSRTWQTKSHAAKVISATWVASFILMLPYPISSTLKPFIRLNNSTGHMCRLVWPNDVIQQSWYVSLLLLLFLIPGIVMMTAYGLISMELYRGIRQELNSRKSSRDRQSSTGSIKPGDSDGCYLQPSKKRSMTVGTVSFASRSSSSTTTKTQLGRVYSNNSTANLMAKKRVIRMLLVIVFLFFVCWTPVFVVNAWQAFDRRSAYRLTGAPISFIHLLSYTSACVNPIIYCFMNKRFRQGMLATFTCCRCLRSSSDGGGGGGGGQGRFAGDGLARGEGTIARAPPRNTQQNGHTPPSGASTRFTYSGIRASAWSELT